The genomic DNA CGCCCCGACGTCGGCCAGGCTCCCGATGGGGAAGATCGTCTTCGGGCGTCGGCTCATCGCTGCCGCCTCCCGAGTGCCGCGCTGAGGGTGTCGCCTGTGGCCTTGCTCGCGGCCCGTAGCGGGTCGTCCATCAAATGGCTATAGCGTTGGGTGGTCTGGGCCTGCGTATGCCCGAGCAGCGCCCCTACGACGGCGAGCGTTCGGCCCTGCGAGATGGTCACGGACGCGAACGAGTGGCGCAGATCGTGAATCCGCGCATTCTTGAGCCGCGCGCGACGGCAAATCCACTTCCAGGCTTTCGCGGGGATGACACGATGCGCGCCCTTTGTCTTTCGGCCTGTGCCGGGAAACACGAACGGTGAGCCTTCGAACCGCGGCCAGTCGGCGAGCACTTGCACGGCCGGCGGGTTGAGGTAGATCGGCTTCGCGCCCCGCTTCCGTGGCTTCCGAATCTGGCCCGTGACGAGATCGACCTCGTCCCAACGCAGCGCGCAGATCTCCATCACGCGTGCCCCGATGAAGACCAGCAACTTGACGATGGCGACACTCGAGGGAGACAGCCGGCCGTAGCGCGCCCCGACCCGCAGCGCGGCGCCCAGGCGCTTCAGCTCCTCGGGTGAGAGGTAGCGCTCCCGATGCGTCTCTCGGAAGCTCACGAGCCGCTGACAGGGGTTGCTGCCCACGTCCCGGTAGCCGTGGCGCTCACACCAGGTGCAGAGGCTCGACAACGTGGCGAGCACGCGGTTCGCCTGCATCTTCGTTCCGCGTAGGCGATGTTGCAGCTTAGCCGCATCCGCCGAGGTCAGATCGGAGATGGGAACCGAGCCCAGCACCGGGCCAATGTGCTGCGCGATGTGGTGACGGTAATTTCGCTGTGTCGCGGGCTTCAGATGGACGTCTGCGTGCTGCTCAAGGAACTGCTCGGCCACGTCACGCGTGAGAATGGCGCCTCTGGCCGCGTCCTTGACGCTCAGCGGGTCTTTCCCGTCCGCGACCAGCCCGAGATACCGCTTCGCCTTGCGTCGCGCCTGGTCGAGCGTCACGGCTTCCACGCGCCCGAGATTCGCCCAGCGATAGCGCCCCGATGGGAG from Luteitalea sp. includes the following:
- a CDS encoding tyrosine-type recombinase/integrase, giving the protein MARTIPHPRATHALPRARQAWTADPNQHALTIKRIQELKPRPTRYIVWDSELPAFGVRVSPAGRKTYRLGYRLPSGRYRWANLGRVEAVTLDQARRKAKRYLGLVADGKDPLSVKDAARGAILTRDVAEQFLEQHADVHLKPATQRNYRHHIAQHIGPVLGSVPISDLTSADAAKLQHRLRGTKMQANRVLATLSSLCTWCERHGYRDVGSNPCQRLVSFRETHRERYLSPEELKRLGAALRVGARYGRLSPSSVAIVKLLVFIGARVMEICALRWDEVDLVTGQIRKPRKRGAKPIYLNPPAVQVLADWPRFEGSPFVFPGTGRKTKGAHRVIPAKAWKWICRRARLKNARIHDLRHSFASVTISQGRTLAVVGALLGHTQAQTTQRYSHLMDDPLRAASKATGDTLSAALGRRQR